In the genome of Xiphias gladius isolate SHS-SW01 ecotype Sanya breed wild chromosome 18, ASM1685928v1, whole genome shotgun sequence, the window ATCCAGGCAGAGAAACCAGGAAGGACCCGCGCTAATGTGTTCCAACGTGCAGGACAGAGGGCTTAACGCGTTCAAAGGAACAAATGGTCGCAGCGGTTGCTCAGGAACAGCACGGGATCCACCTGCCGTCCTTGGCCTTTGTCTGACACAGGGGGCTGTCATCATTTTCCTCGCTGGCAATATACAGTTCAATTACTAAGTGTCGCAGACATCAAATTAGCTATTATGTATATAGATTGCCTGGAGTGATAATGGTGAAATCAATACTGCATCAATATTACTAAAGGACTCACACCCATTAGCCTGAATATGAACTCAACGTAGGACCCTTGGATCTCAGCGATTGTTGCTCCTATCTACTGTTTACCTCAAGGTTATTTTGGCATTATTATTAAGCATTAAGTCCTGTCTAGTTTGCGGCTGTAAAGTTTCGGATTACCATAAATGGCAAAGCCCCATATAGTACGAGAACATAGATGCAGCAAGGAGACCTGTCCGGACTTTTGCATTTTGATAGCTAACTGAAAAGCCCCCATCAAACTGGAGATTTAATTTCTGGAAGCCAGTAGCAAATATTGCCACAGCCTGACGTGGAAACATACCTTCATGCGCTCTGCTCTCGCCACATTAATTGTTCTGCCAATCCAAAAAAATGAGGCTGCACGGCAGCATGAATCAAACCAGTCCGCTGTCACGGGCACTCCTGCTCTGAGGCGAGTGCGAACAACAGACGTTCACTGACGAGactgccagccaatcagagggcCGCGGTGCAACCGTCTGACCAACGGCTGGCGGGCTTGTCGCCAGGGGGGCGGGGACAAGGGCGTTCTCGAGTCTGTGGGATAAACCTCTTTGTTTCAGGCACCCACCACTTTTGTCCCAGCGTGAATTTTCTAAGTGTTTGCAGATTCGTTCTAATTGCACAATAAATTTGTAGGCCCTGATAGTTCGGATAAGTAGTTGTAGAGGTAGTTTTAAGAGAACGGGTGCGAACCAGTTATGAAATttgtaaagaagaagaaaaaaaaagacagattttaaattttgctcCTGCGTAGACAATCCGTAAACGTACTTAGAAAAAGTCGTAGAACCGATTGTTTTATTGCATCGTCGTACACGGTGTTTTAGATCCCCTCAATGGCCAAACGACGGCATCACAAccctctctctgacacactcTCCGCTGCTCAGTGTATCAGGTCGGGGGTAGGTGTGACCATGCGGAAGGCAAGTCCAACGTGCATTGCGACATTTCAACACGTTTCACACAGTTGAGTCGCAGCTCCACATGAGGGTCAGTCGAGTCAGTCGGCCGGCCGGCCGGCTTCAGTGGACAGCACTGGCCCCTTGAGTGGGGTAGGACGTATGACGCACTCGCAGATTAAACACAGTGTAGGGTCTAGTGAAGTCGCCCCATGTCCGTTTGTGTCTCGGTAATGTTTACACACCTGCCACAAATGTATTGGAGATTATGATTCAAAATAGCGAAGTAGGAGGCGCCGGTTTTGTCATTTGATATTGTAAAGTGAGGTCATGGTGGGATTCATCCCCTTGAAACAATACCCTAACATTTAAAAGGCcagtttttcagtgaaatagaatacaaaaaaaaaaaaaagggttggcCTTGAATAGGAAAATCTTTACCTCTCCTTCTTTTGTTTCACTGTGAATACTAGATCTTTTTTGACCTGGTGTCCTCGAAAAAGTAGGCAAAGAAACCTAATAGACGAGATGTTTTTGTGAAGGGTTCTGATCCAAATCTCAGTCGTCGTCGTTGAAATTTACACTGTGTTCTCAAGCTACAAGCCTGCCCTTCTCACCTCTGTACATACCAGACAGCTGATAAATCCTTTAAAGCACTGACAATTACCATCAAATAGTGGTAGAGTATATCATCGTGTCTCATCATGCCAGAGTATGCTTATATCTGTATTTCActggctttgtgtttttccaagCAACAGTTGAACTTAGCTAATAAGAATGTTCTGTAATCAATCCAAACCTGTATCTTCTTTGAAATTAGTGGGAGgaatatttactatttaatgCCATCTTTCCCCCTTTCCATGAGTGGATCAAGAGCAGAGTTATTACTGCATATGCTTCATTAAGACATGAACATTATTTATAAGGTAAATTAGCCTGAGCCTCATCCAACGTTTGTTAAAGTCaggcatcattttattctgaaaatcctGTCAGccaacacacagatgcacaggAAGGTGAGCTGCAGACTATCAGATGGGATCTGATGTCATAGGGAATGATCTCGCCAGAAGTTCAGGAGCTGAATGaagaaagaagaataaattCTTTGACATGATTTAAAgatgcaaatgtgtgtatgcacgtgtgCTTATTAAATGGAAAAGAGAGATAGATAGTAGGTGCACATACACAACTGTTTATTTTGGCCGTCCGACAAAAATGTCCAAGCCAAAGATAAAACCAAATCTGCGCTCTTCCTTGATACCTAATGGCAATGCTAtctttcagctttatttaagGTGACCACAATGCAGCTAAAATCTTTGTTACAGATAGAGAACCTGAGGTAGCAATTAAGCTAACAGGTAAACACACCACTTAAAGTGTCATTTGtatctaatatttatttaaccaCTGTGTAATGCATGGTTTTAGGGGAGATCCTCTAACAAGGagtatattttgattttttctcAGGCAATGCAATAAGAGGCAGGTTTATTTTCATAGCACTGTGTGAAATTTTCACATCTACAGGTAATTTTGTCCGAACTGCATATGCGTTTCTTGTGGCTTTcacacaaattcaaatgtatGTACAGTCATGTTCATTTGACTAAGTGATGCTACGACTAAGGTGGCCAAGGATTACTGGAactgttttcagaaatgttgtcagtattACAGATACAGAAAAATTCTGTATCATAATGGCGAAATCTAATTGGTAGAAGGGTAATCCTGAAATTCAGTTATTAGCATGTTTATCCTTAACTTCAACAAAagtacacatatactgtactttacaGGGGCCAAACCGCGTTGTATGTAGGTTCCTATCCTAGCAGGGACATCTGATAGGAGCAATAGTCTGCTCAGGCAGAAGGGAAGATGGATAAATATAGGCCAACAGGTAATTTTTGCATCTTAGATAACAGTTGCTCTTATGTTTACTGAATAGTGAATAATGGAAGAAGATTTTTTACATAATGTAGTTGCTTATTTAATTCTTTGATATGCTCAATATCAGAATATAAACCTTGTCTATATTGCTTGGGCAAAGATGGTGGAAAACATATTTGGGGCCAAGAAGTGCCTCTGTCAGCTGTCTCACAAGTGAGATGTAATTGTGAGCATATCAGTAATGTCTGTGATGCCATCAGTGAATAGCGGTGAATGCGTGTGTTTAGATGCAtaataaatcaaacatacaGTCAGCTGGAAGACCAGGGGCCTGTAGGCTACCACGAAGCCAGATTAGTGGGTTATCCAGCTATCTTTGGGTTCATCTCAGGTTTTTACAATATCACGAAGCTGGCTGATTTTAACCGGGGTAGATTACCATTCTAACCTACTCTGCACGGATAACCTCCAGAGCTGGTGTACTTAAGAGGATCAGACGCAAGCCTGTCAACAGCCTgactactgaccaatcagatcactggaaaaACTGAATCATTACTCCTATAGGATCCTGACATAGACAAAAGGGTTCGCAATaatgtgacaaataataaagagcaatagacatttttatagatcagtcaaatctttttttctgttccaggCTTTCATGTGTCAGTCTGCTTTTGAAAACAGAACTTCCAACAAACCACTAATGATTCTGATGTTGCTTGTAATTAGTAGCTCCACCTCTTTCTCTTGAATGCACTCGTAGCCGGACAGGTCAAATCAGAGTTAACAGAGCCCATTGATAACCAGCTTTGTGACACCGGTTGTCCATGATGACCAatgttaggctcagtgaagccaggtaACCCCAAGAGAGCCAGACTAAGTTGAACTTGCTTCATGGTACAGGCACCATAGGAAGAATTTGAGATCATCATATACTATTGGCCTGCTTACGCTGTTTCCTGAGACCAGCCTACTCACGTGCACTTCATGACAAGCTCTCAGCTCCACCACTCTAACTTGCGAAATACGGATTTCAGAGCACAACCAACCAAAGAACACTGACAACATGGAAAAAGGCCAAGTTAGGTAACAACTATTAAACTCTATATACTGTGTTTGCAATATAATAGTATTCATTAAAATTTGTGATCCATGAATTTTAACAGTAATGTAGAATCTTATCCTGTTATAGAACTTTCACTTGAGAGGATAACAAAGGAAAAGTCAAAGCAACACAGATTTTGATAACATTGCAATTTAATTCCATAGCACACAGGTAACAAGGCAACCTTTAGAAGAGAAATTGTGCTTTCATAAAGTGGTATTTGTTAACATTCAAGATCTCAAAAAGTATACAACAAATTATACTGTCCGTTAAAATACACTGTGAAACACAACAAAGTTTGTCAGTAAATCAGAATGACAAACtagactaggtcaaaacctagtatacgggtggactgccctttatctgtttgcttcattcctactctgtgctcacatttacagtattctATTATTTATATTCTAATACAATTCCAAATAAAGCTCttctcatttaaatgattttctgtttctgttgtcagacaatggaaagtatgcaccaattcattttgaaagagcaacggccaatggtaTAACTTCAGAACTTAGTCACATGGCATTCAGCTGACAAATGGAGCAACtctatcagtcagtcagtcagtcagtcagtcgccgacattcacatttatagggctggtcccgctgttttggctttgttgtTACTGTTGGCTGGGCTTTAGTTTTCTGTTGCGTGGAGAATGCATAggaaatgttttcactgaaatggTTATTGAAAGTATGCAAGTTTTGAGTACCGATAAGATGTTCTCGGTTTGAAAAAGGAAGGAACTGTTAACTATTACATCCTATAAGGGGAGCCTAGActaatgatatacagtattctCCATTTTAAACGGTACACTATAAATGTCTGTAGGTGACGGGTTTTAGCGCACTTGAAGCACAGACAACCTTATTTCAGAAGTATATAcgtgtatttttttcctcaataaGAGATACTTGAGGCAAGCTTAACTGGTGACTTGATAGTGACGCAGGTTAAATTGAGAATTGCCGTGTTACAGATTATCAGGGTTAGCTTGAAGTAGAATCAGCAGCACGTGCTCTGGGCTCTAGCTTCAGTTTGATGGGCTCCTTGGGTGAGACAAATCCATCAGTTGACAGCACCAAGGGAAtctagaaaaaacagaaaatgtgtcacatGTAACACTCTACATAATCTCAAATCCACTGTCAACCAATTATACATAGAAACCTGTCTTCTCACCTCTGTCTCCTTGCAAGTGACAAAGCTGAATTTCTGAAGGATCTCCACTAGGGCCAGTTTCATCGTCAAGAGAGCAAATCGCATGCCAATACAGTTCCTTGGCCCTGATCCAAAGGGTAGGAAGGCATAAGGATCTATATTGTCTTTGTTCTCCTTGCTGAACCTGAAAAAACGATGAACAAATATCAGTAAGTTAATTAGCCCAATGACTAACTTTGGGTAATATCTGACCTTAACCTGCTATTGATCCAGTACAGCACCTTTCAGGTTTGAAGGCCTCAGGCTCAGGCCACAAAACAGGGTCACGGTGGAGAGTGTAAACTggtataaaaatgacagtttccTTAGGGATGGTCACACCGTTCACTTCAACAGAAGCCTTTGACTTTCTCTCTAATCGAGTAATAACAGGATACAGCCTCATTGACTCATTGATCACCATGTCCAGGTATTCCATATGCATCAGGGCTTCACAGGTTGGTTGACCCTGGAGGGAGGTAAATTTTGAAGTAATTATTAGCTGGTAGCACAGAACCAGCTCctgattaattacatttaaaaaaaaaaaaaatacacaagtaacTTTTTCTGGGAAGGTTTCATCAATCTCCTCTTGCAGGGTCTTTTGGATGTGAGGGTGGGTTGCCAGGTTATAGGCTATAAAGGCCAGTGTACTGCTGCTGGTTTCATAGCCCGCAAAGATGAATATCATAGCCTGAGAAAGGATCTCATGATCAGTCAGccctgcaacacaaacacaccataaTTAAACTATTACTATCGTGATAATAGTTATGGGTTGGCAGGCAACATTGTAGTCTGGAAATGCTCAATAAGCATTAGCTTGGGACAaaatttttattctttccttcATTCAGTCAACATGAACTATTCTAGGATTATTATTCTCTGATTCTTGGTTTGACCTTCAACAGTTAACAAAGGATCAGTTAACTGCCGTTTTGACCAGCAAAGATGCCCCAAGGAAGACATTCATAAGATAATAATcctaaaatgaaatttaaaggtTTACTCTCTAGTTCCATCCATTTTTACTTGTCAATGACTGACAGTAGGCAAGACAGTAAGCACAATGAAAAGCACAGTGACCTTTTATATCTTTCTTTTGTTATAcactgtttgtgtatatgtacactaaaataattaacattaaacagaaatattttccCTCAGCCATGACTACAGAGAAAGTTATTAACTTCAACTTCTCCATCTGGTTTCTTCCTTCACCTTTTTGGGAGCTGGTATCATCTTGGTTCTTCTCTGAAATCTGAGATTCCACCATCAACTGCATGAAGTCCACTCGCTTCTgccagacaaaaacacatataaagcACATGAAATGTTCAAGGGAAATgttatgaatataaaatgtaaaaaattggccagcaaccaaaataaaatccattgtAGCTACTCTGAATTACTTTGCAGTTATTCTTATTCCGTTCTGATTTGATCTTCTTTAGAAAATTGTAGAAGAAATTCATCACTTCAGCAGGGAAGAATGACACATTCATCATCTCAAAAACCGGTCCCATGAATGGAAACAGAACTGAAATGAATAGGAATTGAAAAGATACAGTAAATTTAGGTGTCAAGAGGACAAGACAGACAATCTGGTTACAGAATAATGTTTGACATACTGATAACAATCATCAATGGATTCAGGAAGTTGAACTTGACCAGTCTCTTAATGTTTGCAACAAAAGGATCAGAGGGATGGTTGATGGAATCAATGTCCACACTGAAAGCAGTGCTGGTCACAATATCCATGCTGTAAGGTCCAAATACACTGCAAACAAGGAATACATGTAAATCTAACTGACTATAATAATACCTATCATCCTTTAATAGGagaaggtaaaagaaaaaactgactgaatAATGGTGAGGAGTTCTGTGCCCAAATCAcatcaaaaacaataacattacTCACTCTTTAACCTCTATGACTTCATCCGCCTCTGCTTTCTTCTGAAGACTCTTGATTAGATTACTTGAGTGCTTCAACATTATTGAGTACATCTAGCccaaaatgaataatgaaaacattgaaTCATCAAATATTTGCATACAGATATCAACCAGTTTTAGTGTGAATCTGTGAATAATGCACAAAAATGAATagtacacattaaaaaattcTGCACTGTGCTTTCTAACCTCTCTCAGTCGGCCGCTGgtgaaagatggagagagtaCACTGCGAATCCTCTTCCATTGCTCGTCTTCTACTACTGATACAGCATCCTTTAAGGGTCCATTTAGTCCCAGATCCTAAACCAGGCACCCACACCCACAGAGGATGTCCTCGTTACACCTGGTTCTTTGATTAGTATTGAGGTATTAACTTGGGAAATTGcccctgcagtgtttttttccttaccCGTCTGTTGGTGAAGACAGAATAGCACTCCTTAACCAAGATCGTTTTGATCATAGTTGTGTCCATTACAGCCAGGAGAGGCTGCCTGCCATCATAAATCCTTGTAATGCAAGAGCAGAGATTTTACTGATTCAGTTACAGCCCGGAGCATTGCATTAGACGTATATGGTATGATACATTCTTTCTTCATTAATATCAAACACTTACCCCCATACCTTCCCATATTTCTGAAAGCATTGTGTATCAAAATTATGGATGCCCTGGGGAATAAAGTGAGCAAGGAGTGACAAAGACATCAACAAAGTCAAAACCATCAGTGGCAGAGTGTCTACTTAGATCACTTTACCAATCTGGCAAATGCATCTCACCTTTCTGTACTCCAAAAATGTCCCAATAAAGGGCAAAGGTTTGGGTCCATGGATGCCGATTTTCTTGAAAAAGCCATATGGAGAATATCCATATCTGAGGATTAAAAGTGGGAATAGATAATCAAGACCATATCCACCTGTTATCATTTTATCTACACCCCTATTCTATTGTGATATCCCTCCaggctctctttctttcatgcTTCTTCTTTATatagattttcttttctattgcttgctttttaaagagtttaaataaatactatCTGGATAAAGATTTTTGTCATGTATATCTTTCTATGCTTATACTTGCTATCCTAAATGTCACACAACAGGATCTGTCACAGTGTAATAACAAATCCACTGTAACATTATCCAATTTACACTCACCATTGTGTTACGTGAACCTAGTACAATCCACAATTTTCGATTGTCCTGTCCTCCTGTCACTGTCATGTCTATTCAGTTGCattattgtatttgtatgttaGTTGGGAATTGTTCAATGGGTGAATATTGTGATTGCCTGA includes:
- the LOC120804233 gene encoding cytochrome P450 3A40-like isoform X2: MDTTMIKTILVKECYSVFTNRRDLGLNGPLKDAVSVVEDEQWKRIRSVLSPSFTSGRLREMYSIMLKHSSNLIKSLQKKAEADEVIEVKDVFGPYSMDIVTSTAFSVDIDSINHPSDPFVANIKRLVKFNFLNPLMIVIILFPFMGPVFEMMNVSFFPAEVMNFFYNFLKKIKSERNKNNCKKRVDFMQLMVESQISEKNQDDTSSQKGLTDHEILSQAMIFIFAGYETSSSTLAFIAYNLATHPHIQKTLQEEIDETFPEKGQPTCEALMHMEYLDMVINESMRLYPVITRLERKSKASVEVNGVTIPKETVIFIPVYTLHRDPVLWPEPEAFKPERFSKENKDNIDPYAFLPFGSGPRNCIGMRFALLTMKLALVEILQKFSFVTCKETEIPLVLSTDGFVSPKEPIKLKLEPRARAADSTSS
- the LOC120804233 gene encoding cytochrome P450 3A27-like isoform X1, which encodes MEFSIETWTLIVIVITLIAVYGYSPYGFFKKIGIHGPKPLPFIGTFLEYRKGIHNFDTQCFQKYGKVWGIYDGRQPLLAVMDTTMIKTILVKECYSVFTNRRDLGLNGPLKDAVSVVEDEQWKRIRSVLSPSFTSGRLREMYSIMLKHSSNLIKSLQKKAEADEVIEVKDVFGPYSMDIVTSTAFSVDIDSINHPSDPFVANIKRLVKFNFLNPLMIVIILFPFMGPVFEMMNVSFFPAEVMNFFYNFLKKIKSERNKNNCKKRVDFMQLMVESQISEKNQDDTSSQKGLTDHEILSQAMIFIFAGYETSSSTLAFIAYNLATHPHIQKTLQEEIDETFPEKGQPTCEALMHMEYLDMVINESMRLYPVITRLERKSKASVEVNGVTIPKETVIFIPVYTLHRDPVLWPEPEAFKPERFSKENKDNIDPYAFLPFGSGPRNCIGMRFALLTMKLALVEILQKFSFVTCKETEIPLVLSTDGFVSPKEPIKLKLEPRARAADSTSS